A single Thermosynechococcus vestitus BP-1 DNA region contains:
- the queG gene encoding tRNA epoxyqueuosine(34) reductase QueG has protein sequence MVTAAAIKEFAHQLGFHRVGIVDLRTYTDDHPSGVAALQRWLAQGFQGEMAWMANPRRQKIQAVLPGAKSVISVALNYYQPDPQPPPKVKIARYAWGRDYHRVLGKRLQVLGQWLQSQVPEMDYRWYVDTGPVQDKVWAEQAGIGWIGKHSNVISRQYGSWILLGELITTLELTGDRPHTNHCGTCTRCLAACPTGAIVEPYVVDANRCIAYHTIESRAPELPAAIAAHLEGWVAGCDICQEVCPWNQRFAQPTDVEDFAARSPLLQTSLEELATLSDAAWDELTRGSALRRIKSAQWRRNAQAVLSSNPYD, from the coding sequence ATGGTTACTGCTGCTGCGATTAAGGAGTTTGCCCATCAGTTGGGGTTCCATCGGGTGGGGATTGTGGATTTGCGCACCTATACTGATGACCATCCTTCTGGGGTAGCTGCCCTACAACGTTGGTTAGCCCAAGGCTTCCAAGGGGAGATGGCGTGGATGGCGAACCCGCGGCGACAGAAGATTCAAGCTGTCCTACCGGGAGCAAAATCGGTGATTTCTGTTGCCCTCAATTACTATCAGCCCGATCCACAGCCGCCTCCGAAGGTGAAAATTGCCCGCTATGCCTGGGGGCGAGATTACCACCGGGTCTTGGGAAAACGCTTGCAAGTACTGGGGCAATGGCTTCAGTCCCAGGTACCTGAGATGGATTACCGCTGGTATGTGGATACAGGCCCTGTGCAGGACAAAGTTTGGGCAGAGCAAGCTGGAATTGGTTGGATTGGCAAGCACAGTAATGTCATTTCGCGGCAGTATGGTTCCTGGATTCTCTTGGGAGAATTAATCACCACCTTGGAGTTAACGGGCGATCGCCCCCACACCAACCACTGCGGCACCTGTACCCGTTGCTTGGCCGCCTGTCCCACCGGTGCCATCGTCGAACCCTATGTGGTGGATGCCAACCGCTGCATTGCCTACCACACGATCGAAAGCCGTGCCCCCGAACTCCCCGCCGCCATTGCTGCTCACTTAGAGGGCTGGGTTGCCGGCTGCGACATTTGTCAAGAGGTGTGCCCGTGGAATCAACGCTTTGCTCAACCTACGGATGTGGAGGACTTTGCGGCGCGATCGCCCCTCTTGCAGACTTCCCTAGAGGAACTGGCGACCCTCAGCGATGCCGCATGGGATGAACTGACCCGTGGTTCTGCCCTACGGCGAATTAAATCAGCCCAATGGCGGCGTAATGCCCAAGCGGTGCTGTCGAGCAATCCGTATGATTAA
- a CDS encoding quinone-dependent dihydroorotate dehydrogenase, translated as MAIDPYRHLLRPLLFSGLQADPELLHQQFLSLCGWLNQDRSLCTWLRQQLQQWYALSDPRLERQVWGLRFPNPIGLAAGFDKNGVARSVWSAFGFGFAELGTVTWHPQPGNPRPRLFRLGSDRAVINRMGFNNAGAEAMAASLERSPPASIPIGINLGKSKITPLAAAKEDYLASFRRLHPLGDYFVINVSSPNTPGLRDLQAKEQLAPILETLQSANHPRKPLLLKIAPDLSWEQIAAILDLVQAYELAGIVATNTTVAREGLKSQTIPQTGRSPAEEAGGLSGAPLRQRATAVIRFIHEQTQGTLPIIGVGGIFTPEDVIEKLAAGATLVQLYTGWIYQGPSLLRELLKGLLAAADQETPEK; from the coding sequence ATGGCCATTGATCCCTATCGGCACCTGCTGCGGCCACTGCTTTTTTCGGGGTTGCAGGCGGATCCAGAACTTCTGCACCAGCAGTTTCTCTCTCTCTGTGGGTGGCTCAATCAAGATCGTTCCCTGTGCACTTGGCTACGGCAACAACTCCAGCAATGGTATGCCCTTTCAGACCCTCGCCTAGAGCGGCAGGTGTGGGGATTGCGCTTTCCGAATCCCATTGGCTTGGCAGCGGGCTTTGATAAGAATGGGGTTGCCCGCAGTGTCTGGTCGGCCTTTGGTTTTGGCTTTGCCGAATTGGGCACCGTCACGTGGCATCCGCAGCCGGGCAATCCTCGGCCGCGCCTCTTTCGCCTAGGGAGCGATCGCGCGGTCATCAATCGCATGGGGTTTAATAACGCTGGGGCAGAGGCGATGGCTGCCTCCTTAGAGCGATCGCCCCCAGCCAGTATTCCCATCGGCATTAACCTAGGCAAATCAAAAATTACCCCTTTGGCCGCCGCGAAGGAAGATTACTTAGCCAGTTTTCGCCGCCTCCATCCCCTGGGGGATTATTTCGTGATTAATGTGAGTTCGCCCAACACGCCGGGGCTGCGGGACCTGCAAGCCAAGGAACAACTGGCACCCATTTTGGAAACGCTACAAAGTGCCAATCACCCCCGCAAGCCCCTCCTCCTGAAAATTGCCCCCGATTTGAGTTGGGAACAAATTGCTGCCATTCTTGATCTTGTTCAGGCCTATGAACTTGCTGGGATTGTAGCCACCAATACCACCGTGGCACGGGAGGGGCTGAAAAGCCAGACTATTCCTCAGACGGGGCGATCGCCCGCAGAGGAGGCCGGCGGTCTCAGTGGGGCGCCTTTACGGCAGCGGGCCACCGCCGTGATTCGCTTTATCCACGAACAGACCCAAGGCACTCTGCCAATTATTGGGGTGGGGGGGATTTTCACACCAGAGGATGTGATTGAAAAACTCGCGGCCGGCGCAACACTGGTGCAACTCTACACCGGTTGGATTTACCAAGGACCAAGCCTATTGCGGGAGCTACTCAAAGGACTCTTAGCCGCCGCCGATCAAGAGACACCCGAGAAATAG
- the purE gene encoding 5-(carboxyamino)imidazole ribonucleotide mutase: protein MSETPLVAIVMGSDSDLPTMQGAIAICERFRIPHEVAILSAHRTPLAMAEFAQHAHQRGLKVIIAGAGGAAHLPGMIASLTPLPVIGVPVPSRHLQGVDSLYSIVQMPAGIPVATVAIGNAQNAGLLAVQLLASHDPTLLEQVIAYRQELAATVSAKNQKLQTLGASAYLQQQ, encoded by the coding sequence ATGTCAGAGACACCACTGGTTGCCATTGTCATGGGCAGTGATTCCGATTTGCCCACCATGCAGGGGGCGATCGCCATCTGTGAACGCTTTCGCATTCCCCATGAAGTCGCTATCCTCTCAGCTCACCGCACTCCCCTGGCAATGGCAGAATTTGCTCAGCATGCCCATCAGCGGGGCCTAAAAGTCATTATTGCCGGTGCCGGCGGTGCTGCTCACTTGCCGGGCATGATAGCTTCCCTGACCCCCCTACCCGTGATTGGCGTCCCCGTGCCGAGCCGCCATTTGCAGGGGGTGGACTCCCTCTACTCAATTGTGCAGATGCCGGCTGGGATTCCTGTCGCAACGGTTGCCATTGGCAATGCCCAAAATGCAGGTCTATTGGCCGTCCAACTGTTGGCCAGTCATGATCCAACCTTGCTGGAGCAAGTGATTGCCTATCGTCAAGAATTAGCAGCCACCGTGAGCGCCAAGAATCAAAAACTGCAAACACTGGGGGCTAGCGCTTATCTGCAACAGCAGTAA
- a CDS encoding HAD-IIB family hydrolase — protein sequence MQEGLYIVLISIHGLIRGDRLELGRDADTGGQTRYVVELAKTLAAHPRVAQVDLVTRLIPDAKVSPDYAQPIERIGDRARIVRLACGPRRYLRKEVLWPYLDVFADELLRYLRQSGRMPDVIHSHYADAGYVGCRVAGWLGVPLVHTGHSLGRVKRQRLLAQGSKPDAIEEQFHLTTRIEAEEQTLASAALIIASTHQEVEEQYRLYDQYDPARMAVIPPGVDTSRFYPAPVPADLPFRQELRRFLVEPEKPFIFCLSRPVPRKNVAALLNVYGSDRFLQARANLVLVLGNRTDISKMEASPRQVLMELFLLVDRYDLYGKVAYPKTHRSDEVPDLYRLAAQQRGVFINPALTEPFGLTLIEAAACGLPILATADGGPQEIIRHCRNGLLFDALDLEAIRSALHQAFQSDSQWQTWADNGLKGVQAHYSWHSHVEMYLQALDQLAEKSVLPVLSVQRQPLQCQTHPLPTTLTRNRLLTLERLLISDIDHTLIGDRAALERLLTLLQRRPEMGFGVATGRHLEMTLEVLHEWGVPIPDVLITSVGSEIYYGPHLVPDTSWQQHISYRWEPQRVRDTLADVAGLRLQPPENQRSHKISYNVDTTVLPSITPVLRLLRQQKLHCRPIFSHNQFLDILPLRASKGDALRYLALKWGYPLQKLLVAGDSGNDEQMLTGNTLAVVVGNHSPELEKLRDRPHIYFAKGHYAQGILEAIEHYGF from the coding sequence ATGCAAGAGGGATTATACATTGTCCTCATCAGTATTCATGGTTTGATTCGGGGCGATCGCCTTGAACTGGGGCGAGATGCCGATACAGGAGGACAAACGCGCTATGTGGTCGAACTGGCAAAAACCCTTGCAGCTCATCCCCGTGTGGCACAAGTGGATTTGGTCACTCGTCTGATTCCCGATGCCAAGGTCAGTCCCGACTATGCCCAGCCCATTGAGCGAATTGGCGATCGCGCCCGCATTGTTCGTCTTGCCTGTGGCCCTCGCCGCTATTTGCGCAAAGAAGTGCTTTGGCCCTATCTAGATGTCTTTGCTGATGAACTGTTACGCTATCTCCGCCAAAGTGGGCGCATGCCCGATGTGATCCACAGCCACTATGCCGATGCGGGTTATGTGGGCTGCCGTGTGGCTGGCTGGTTGGGGGTTCCCCTTGTTCATACGGGGCATTCCCTCGGACGGGTCAAGCGACAGCGACTCCTGGCCCAAGGCAGTAAACCCGATGCCATTGAAGAGCAGTTTCACTTGACAACTCGCATCGAAGCCGAGGAGCAAACCCTTGCCAGTGCGGCACTGATTATTGCGAGTACCCACCAGGAAGTCGAAGAGCAGTATCGCCTCTACGATCAATACGACCCAGCACGGATGGCCGTGATTCCGCCGGGGGTAGATACCAGCCGCTTCTACCCCGCCCCTGTTCCAGCGGATTTACCGTTTCGCCAGGAATTGCGTCGCTTTTTGGTGGAACCAGAAAAGCCCTTTATCTTTTGCCTCTCTCGACCGGTACCGCGTAAGAATGTGGCTGCCCTGCTCAATGTCTATGGCAGCGATCGCTTTTTGCAGGCGCGAGCGAATCTCGTTTTAGTTCTCGGCAATCGCACCGATATTAGCAAGATGGAGGCCAGCCCTCGCCAAGTCTTGATGGAACTCTTTTTGCTGGTGGATCGCTATGATCTCTATGGCAAAGTCGCCTATCCGAAAACCCACAGGAGCGATGAAGTCCCCGATCTGTACCGTTTAGCCGCGCAGCAACGGGGGGTTTTTATCAATCCTGCGCTGACCGAACCCTTTGGCCTGACGCTCATTGAAGCGGCTGCCTGTGGATTGCCGATTTTGGCCACGGCGGATGGCGGGCCCCAGGAGATTATCCGCCACTGTCGCAATGGTTTGCTCTTTGATGCCCTTGATCTAGAAGCAATTCGCAGCGCTCTGCATCAAGCCTTTCAAAGCGATAGTCAGTGGCAGACTTGGGCAGACAATGGCCTTAAGGGGGTACAGGCCCACTACTCTTGGCACAGTCATGTGGAGATGTATTTGCAAGCCCTGGATCAACTGGCGGAAAAATCCGTGTTGCCGGTGTTGAGTGTGCAACGGCAACCGCTTCAGTGCCAGACTCATCCACTGCCAACCACCCTGACACGGAACCGCCTGCTGACCCTCGAACGGCTGTTGATTAGTGATATTGACCATACCTTGATTGGCGATCGCGCCGCCCTTGAGCGACTATTAACCCTTCTCCAACGCCGTCCCGAAATGGGTTTTGGGGTGGCAACGGGGCGTCACCTAGAAATGACCCTAGAGGTGCTCCATGAATGGGGCGTGCCCATCCCCGATGTTTTAATTACGTCCGTGGGCAGTGAAATTTACTATGGCCCTCACCTCGTTCCCGATACCAGTTGGCAGCAGCACATTAGCTATCGCTGGGAACCGCAGCGGGTCCGCGACACCCTTGCTGATGTGGCCGGCCTAAGGTTGCAACCCCCTGAGAATCAACGCTCCCACAAAATTAGCTACAACGTTGACACCACCGTTCTCCCCAGCATTACACCGGTGTTGCGTCTGCTGCGGCAGCAGAAACTCCATTGTCGGCCTATTTTCTCTCACAATCAGTTCTTAGATATTCTGCCCCTGCGTGCCTCGAAAGGCGACGCCCTGCGCTATCTTGCCCTGAAGTGGGGCTATCCGCTGCAAAAACTATTGGTGGCTGGGGATTCTGGCAATGATGAGCAAATGCTGACAGGGAATACCCTTGCTGTTGTTGTGGGCAATCACAGTCCGGAATTGGAAAAGTTGCGCGATCGCCCCCACATTTACTTTGCCAAGGGTCACTATGCCCAAGGAATTCTCGAAGCCATTGAGCACTACGGCTTCTAA
- a CDS encoding RelA/SpoT family protein → MNAFAPSLPTDIELPNWLATCLQNPNPENGDDLVCRAFQFAYDLHQGQRRASGEPYIAHPVAVASILRDLGGGPALLAAGLLHDVIEDTAVTAEELAANFGAEVRQLVEGVTKLSKFNFSSKTERQAESFRRMFLAMAQDIRVIVVKLADRLHNMRTLEYLPEDRRRAIAQETRDVFAPLANRLGIWRIKWELEDLAFKYLEPEAYRRIQELVAEKRANREAQLQQAIQILQERLSGMGFGYLEISGRPKHLYSIYQKMMRQQKEFHEIYDIAGIRILVATKDECYRALAVVHDCFLSVPGRFKDYISLPKPNQYQSLHTVVIGLGGRPLEVQIRTLAMHHVSEYGIAAHWKYKETGHSLPQQWSVQDQKFTWLRQLLDWQNDLKDAQEYLDSIRDDLFDKEVYVFTPQGDVLALPQGATPLDFAYRIHTDVGNHCAGARVNGRMVPLDTPLRNGDIVEVLTQKTAHPSLDWLNFVKTTTARNRIRQWYKRSRRDENLQRGRELLEKELGKAGLEALLKSPQMQQVAERSNYQSVDDLVAALGYGEITLNLVVNRLRAMTLARPEATPPELPSESAPVNRVPATTKPSDSPILGVEGLVYHIAGCCCPVPDEPIIGVVTLGSRGISIHRQGCSSLESVSSDRLIPVSWNTKVNQHRPQTYPVDVQIEVIDRVGILKDILTRLTDHQINVRRANVHTHPTGTATIDLCIDIVNAKQLDRLLVQIRKITDVLNIRRRQSTEGSSP, encoded by the coding sequence ATGAACGCTTTTGCACCTAGCTTGCCGACGGATATTGAATTACCCAATTGGTTAGCGACGTGCCTGCAAAATCCAAATCCTGAGAATGGGGATGATTTGGTCTGTCGAGCGTTTCAATTTGCCTATGACTTGCACCAAGGACAGCGGCGGGCCTCAGGGGAACCCTACATTGCCCATCCTGTGGCAGTGGCCAGTATTTTGCGGGATTTAGGGGGTGGGCCAGCCCTCTTGGCGGCGGGGTTGCTCCACGATGTGATTGAGGATACTGCTGTTACCGCAGAGGAGCTAGCAGCCAATTTTGGAGCTGAGGTGCGGCAACTGGTGGAGGGGGTCACCAAGCTCTCGAAGTTTAACTTCTCTAGTAAAACGGAGCGGCAAGCGGAAAGTTTCCGGCGCATGTTTTTGGCGATGGCCCAGGATATTCGTGTCATCGTCGTCAAGCTGGCCGATCGCCTGCATAATATGCGCACCCTTGAGTATCTGCCGGAAGATCGCCGCCGTGCTATTGCCCAAGAAACCCGTGATGTCTTTGCTCCCCTGGCCAACCGCTTGGGGATTTGGCGGATCAAGTGGGAACTCGAGGATTTGGCCTTTAAGTACCTGGAGCCAGAGGCCTACCGCCGCATTCAAGAATTGGTGGCCGAAAAGCGCGCCAATCGCGAGGCCCAACTGCAGCAGGCAATTCAAATTCTTCAGGAGCGGTTATCGGGGATGGGCTTTGGCTACCTAGAAATTAGTGGCCGTCCCAAGCACCTCTACAGCATCTACCAAAAAATGATGCGGCAGCAGAAAGAATTCCATGAAATCTATGATATAGCGGGCATTCGCATCCTTGTGGCCACAAAGGATGAGTGCTACCGTGCCCTGGCGGTTGTCCATGACTGTTTTCTTTCGGTGCCGGGGCGGTTCAAGGACTACATTAGCCTACCCAAACCCAACCAGTATCAATCGCTGCACACCGTCGTGATTGGTCTTGGTGGCCGCCCCTTGGAGGTACAAATTCGCACCTTGGCGATGCACCATGTCTCTGAGTATGGAATTGCTGCCCACTGGAAGTACAAAGAAACGGGTCACTCCTTGCCGCAGCAGTGGAGTGTCCAAGATCAAAAATTTACGTGGCTACGGCAACTGCTGGATTGGCAAAATGACCTCAAGGATGCCCAGGAATATCTTGACAGCATTCGCGATGATCTCTTTGATAAGGAGGTCTATGTTTTTACGCCCCAGGGGGATGTCCTTGCCCTGCCGCAGGGGGCAACTCCCCTTGACTTTGCCTACCGTATTCACACCGATGTCGGGAATCACTGTGCTGGGGCACGGGTGAATGGTCGGATGGTGCCCTTAGATACCCCCCTGCGCAATGGCGACATTGTCGAAGTGCTCACTCAAAAAACAGCTCACCCCAGTTTGGATTGGTTGAACTTTGTTAAAACAACAACGGCCCGCAATCGTATTCGGCAGTGGTACAAGCGATCGCGCCGCGATGAAAATCTGCAACGGGGACGGGAATTACTAGAGAAAGAACTGGGTAAAGCCGGTTTGGAAGCCCTCCTGAAGTCACCGCAAATGCAGCAGGTGGCAGAGCGCAGCAACTACCAAAGCGTGGATGACCTCGTGGCCGCCCTGGGCTATGGTGAAATTACGCTGAATTTAGTGGTAAATCGGCTGCGGGCCATGACCCTGGCACGTCCAGAGGCAACTCCACCGGAACTGCCTTCGGAATCTGCTCCTGTTAACCGGGTACCAGCGACCACAAAACCCAGTGATTCTCCGATTCTAGGGGTGGAGGGCTTGGTGTATCACATTGCTGGCTGTTGTTGTCCTGTGCCCGATGAGCCGATTATTGGCGTGGTGACGCTGGGCAGTCGGGGTATTTCTATTCATCGTCAGGGCTGTAGCAGCCTAGAGTCGGTGTCGAGCGATCGCCTGATTCCGGTTAGTTGGAATACCAAAGTCAATCAACACCGTCCCCAAACCTACCCTGTGGATGTGCAAATTGAGGTAATTGATCGCGTCGGTATTCTTAAGGATATTTTGACCCGTTTAACCGATCATCAAATTAATGTGCGGCGAGCCAATGTCCACACGCATCCGACGGGCACGGCAACGATTGATTTGTGTATTGATATCGTGAATGCCAAGCAGTTGGATCGGCTCTTGGTGCAAATTAGAAAAATCACTGATGTCCTCAACATTCGCCGCCGTCAGTCAACGGAAGGCAGTTCTCCCTAG
- a CDS encoding putative PEP-binding protein yields the protein MTSLLLEPLQQYPAEALAPTLAALQKTQTVLPPPHPVWLVSTSVWQQLRSGVIPLWQAACDRWQERPPTAADFKALALEMTHQLPPLDGGELETVFAECHRFWQQQGGDCHLVLTTYLWQGAVDLPWGLGRGTVLNDPSLPLCHQEIEAAFAALVQAKNLYTYWQQGWDFCQLKALILLYPLSTIVASGWWTGRESRLKAIASGVALPHQGIPLPPRGIELTPAEEQRLQQACRGALSHLWLWHRSQTQVWWGQCLPEPLPVAPLPPAVEHTLLAKGIPAAGGQAIAPAIVVTDPCAPAAVAGRILVTKSIPPHWLPLVNAAVGVICEQGGLTSHGAILARELGRPAVVGVANATQQIRSGMTLFLDGHRGAIYQLPPEPLPLLATPPPQTPSPPAVKQLPLQVMVNVSQVSALRLLRSLPCDGIGLLRSELMLLAFLEHRHPCHWLEQGEAEELRDRWVQHLCEFMRAIAPRPLFYRTLDLRPADYRQLLGGHRFEPETDWGLRGVSRYSHCPELFHLELSALAIAHRLETCPLRIVLPFVRSVREVTYCQQALAEHGFTLNAGVELWVMAEVPAILFLLADLAHLGVAGITIGTNDLTQLLLGIDRETALPEFNEDHPAVRGAIAQLIQGAKGHHLGCSLCGEAPARYPHWLPWLIDLGLDSISVSPEVVSQVLSHL from the coding sequence GTGACATCACTCCTTCTGGAACCCCTACAGCAGTACCCAGCAGAAGCTCTTGCCCCAACGTTGGCTGCCCTGCAAAAGACGCAAACAGTCTTGCCACCGCCTCATCCTGTGTGGTTGGTTTCTACCAGTGTCTGGCAACAGTTGCGCTCTGGCGTCATTCCCCTGTGGCAAGCAGCCTGCGATCGCTGGCAGGAGCGACCGCCCACTGCGGCGGATTTCAAGGCACTGGCTTTGGAGATGACCCATCAATTACCGCCCTTGGATGGGGGAGAGTTAGAAACCGTTTTTGCTGAGTGTCATCGCTTTTGGCAACAACAGGGGGGCGACTGTCATCTGGTTCTCACCACCTATCTTTGGCAGGGTGCTGTGGACTTACCTTGGGGGCTGGGTCGTGGCACAGTCTTAAATGATCCCAGTTTGCCCCTATGTCATCAGGAGATCGAAGCTGCCTTTGCTGCCCTTGTTCAAGCCAAGAATCTCTATACCTATTGGCAGCAGGGATGGGATTTTTGTCAGCTCAAGGCGCTGATCTTGCTTTACCCCCTCAGTACCATTGTTGCTTCAGGCTGGTGGACAGGGAGGGAGTCAAGGTTGAAGGCGATCGCCAGCGGTGTGGCTCTACCCCATCAAGGCATTCCCCTGCCCCCAAGGGGAATTGAGCTGACGCCCGCCGAGGAGCAGCGCCTGCAGCAGGCCTGTCGCGGGGCACTGTCCCATCTCTGGCTTTGGCATCGCAGCCAGACACAGGTTTGGTGGGGACAGTGTTTGCCGGAGCCTCTGCCGGTTGCCCCCTTGCCGCCGGCGGTAGAGCATACTCTACTTGCAAAAGGAATTCCCGCTGCTGGAGGGCAGGCGATCGCCCCTGCCATTGTGGTCACCGACCCCTGTGCCCCGGCTGCTGTGGCTGGACGGATTTTGGTGACCAAAAGTATTCCTCCCCACTGGTTGCCCCTCGTGAATGCTGCCGTTGGTGTGATTTGTGAGCAGGGAGGGCTAACGAGCCATGGGGCAATTCTGGCACGGGAATTGGGCCGGCCGGCGGTGGTGGGGGTGGCCAATGCCACACAGCAGATTCGTTCGGGAATGACGCTGTTTCTTGATGGTCACCGGGGAGCGATCTATCAACTGCCCCCAGAGCCATTGCCGCTGCTGGCTACTCCCCCTCCGCAAACGCCCTCACCCCCGGCGGTTAAGCAATTGCCCCTGCAGGTCATGGTCAATGTGAGTCAAGTCAGTGCCCTACGGCTATTGCGATCGCTCCCCTGTGATGGCATTGGCCTGTTGCGCTCAGAGCTGATGTTACTGGCTTTTTTGGAGCATCGCCATCCCTGTCATTGGTTGGAGCAGGGGGAAGCTGAGGAGTTGCGCGATCGCTGGGTGCAGCACCTGTGTGAATTTATGCGGGCGATCGCCCCCCGTCCCCTCTTTTACCGCACCTTGGATTTACGGCCAGCAGATTATCGGCAACTCTTGGGGGGGCATCGCTTTGAACCGGAAACAGATTGGGGGCTGCGGGGGGTGAGTCGCTATTCCCATTGTCCGGAACTATTTCACTTAGAGCTGTCGGCGCTGGCGATCGCCCACCGTTTAGAAACCTGCCCTTTACGCATTGTTCTGCCCTTTGTGCGCAGTGTCCGTGAAGTAACCTACTGTCAACAAGCACTGGCCGAGCATGGCTTTACCCTCAATGCGGGTGTGGAATTGTGGGTGATGGCGGAGGTGCCGGCTATTCTATTTTTGCTGGCTGATCTAGCCCATCTTGGCGTTGCGGGAATCACAATTGGCACCAATGATCTCACCCAACTACTCTTGGGCATTGATCGCGAAACGGCACTACCCGAATTCAATGAAGACCATCCTGCCGTTAGGGGGGCGATCGCCCAACTGATTCAAGGAGCCAAAGGGCATCATTTAGGCTGTAGTCTTTGTGGGGAAGCCCCCGCCCGCTATCCCCATTGGCTGCCCTGGTTAATTGACTTGGGCCTTGACAGTATTTCCGTGAGCCCAGAAGTGGTCAGCCAAGTGTTGAGTCACCTCTAG
- a CDS encoding vitamin K epoxide reductase family protein: MVRRRSTPWIHRWSRWLIGGVALAGMMVTAYLTITKITNAEVACPTSGCDVVLNSPWATVFGLPLSLIGFVAYTGMLSLAALPLLLNQPQQKELRRTAENTTWLLLFLGATAMASFSSYLMYILFTEIKATCPYCIASAIFSLTFLILTILGREWSDRGQLFFNGVIVAVITLVGVFGIYNSRMANPDGPGIPIVNTSGAAEVALARHLTQVGAVMYGAYWCSHCHAQKELFGKQAVRELNYVECDPNGANPQVERCRAKGIQAYPTWEINDQLYSGTRSLSELSRLSNYKGPMNFKNE, translated from the coding sequence ATGGTTCGACGACGCTCCACCCCTTGGATTCATCGTTGGTCGCGGTGGTTAATTGGCGGGGTTGCCCTTGCTGGCATGATGGTAACTGCCTACCTGACGATCACTAAGATCACTAATGCAGAGGTAGCCTGCCCCACATCGGGCTGCGATGTGGTCCTCAATAGCCCTTGGGCAACTGTGTTTGGCCTCCCCCTCTCCCTGATTGGGTTTGTTGCCTACACGGGGATGCTGTCCTTGGCGGCCTTGCCCCTGTTGTTGAACCAGCCGCAGCAAAAAGAACTCCGCCGCACTGCTGAAAACACCACTTGGCTTTTGCTCTTTCTTGGGGCAACGGCCATGGCCAGCTTCAGCAGTTATCTAATGTATATCTTGTTCACAGAGATTAAGGCCACTTGTCCCTATTGCATTGCCTCCGCCATCTTTAGCTTGACATTTTTGATCTTGACAATTCTTGGTCGGGAATGGAGCGATCGCGGTCAACTCTTTTTTAACGGTGTCATTGTTGCTGTGATTACCTTGGTGGGGGTATTTGGCATTTACAACAGCCGCATGGCCAACCCTGACGGCCCCGGCATCCCCATTGTCAATACCTCAGGTGCTGCGGAAGTTGCCCTCGCTCGCCATCTCACCCAAGTGGGAGCGGTCATGTATGGTGCCTATTGGTGTAGCCACTGTCACGCTCAAAAGGAACTCTTTGGCAAGCAAGCGGTACGAGAACTCAACTATGTGGAATGTGACCCCAATGGTGCCAATCCCCAAGTGGAACGCTGCCGCGCTAAGGGAATTCAGGCCTATCCCACATGGGAAATTAATGATCAACTTTATTCCGGCACGCGATCGCTGAGTGAACTGAGCCGGCTCAGTAACTATAAGGGTCCAATGAACTTTAAGAACGAATAG
- a CDS encoding energy-coupling factor ABC transporter ATP-binding protein yields MAAIPPAIHLKEVSFGWSPEVLVLDQVSLEIPRGQLWMLLGRNGSGKSTLVRILGGLLPPQSGEVYVEQPLGFVFQNPDHQLVMPSVGADIAFSLNGEALNYWQVRERVSAALQAVNLQGLERRPIYALSGGQKQRVAIAGAIARHCRVLLLDEPTALLDPDSQRELLGYVRQLVDTQGMTALWVTHRLDELAQADGAIVLDRGKVIGQGAPTDMIPLLHA; encoded by the coding sequence ATGGCGGCAATCCCCCCGGCAATTCATCTCAAAGAGGTTTCCTTTGGCTGGTCTCCAGAGGTTTTAGTGCTGGATCAGGTATCGTTAGAAATCCCGCGGGGGCAACTGTGGATGCTCCTAGGCCGCAATGGTAGTGGTAAGTCAACACTGGTGCGTATTTTGGGGGGTCTGTTGCCGCCCCAAAGTGGTGAAGTCTATGTCGAGCAGCCCCTTGGTTTTGTCTTCCAGAACCCCGATCACCAACTGGTGATGCCCAGTGTGGGTGCCGATATTGCCTTTAGTCTCAATGGTGAAGCGCTCAACTATTGGCAGGTGCGCGAGCGCGTCAGTGCTGCTCTGCAAGCGGTCAATTTACAGGGGTTAGAACGCCGTCCCATCTATGCCCTCAGTGGGGGCCAAAAGCAGCGGGTAGCTATTGCCGGGGCGATCGCTCGCCATTGCCGCGTGCTGTTGCTCGATGAACCCACGGCACTCCTTGACCCCGATAGCCAGCGGGAACTTTTGGGCTATGTGCGCCAACTGGTCGACACTCAAGGGATGACGGCGCTGTGGGTCACCCATCGCCTCGATGAACTGGCCCAAGCGGATGGTGCCATTGTTCTTGATCGCGGCAAAGTGATTGGCCAAGGGGCACCTACTGATATGATTCCTCTGCTGCATGCTTGA